TTTTATAAGTATATTAGCCCCATGTTACCTTAATATGCTTGGTCAGGCACTAGCTCGTATACCTGAGCAAGGCACAACGTAAGGTTATTGCTCTTGCTGATTTTCTGACTTTGCATCTTGAAGTATCATGGGTATAACATCTTATAAACATTTTTGTTTCAATGAGCAATCCATTGCTATATAAGCCGCAATTATGGAAACTTACGGCTTCGGTTCACTTAGTTGTTATAGACAACAGGTCTCTTTCAGTTGTGGTCCAGCAGCAACTAACGCTTGCCCTTCGCTTTTATCGGTATAACGCGCAAAGTTTTCAATAAATAGTGTGGCTAGCTGCTCAGCTTTACTTTCCCATTCCGCCTCACTAGCATAGGTATCTCGCGGATCTAATATGTTGCTATCTACGTTTGGTAAAGCTAATGGCACTTCCAGATTAAAATAAGGGATTTGCTTGGTGTTGGCTTGCTCAATTGAACCGTCTAATATGGCATTGATTATGCCGCGTGTGTCTTGAATTGATATACGTTTACCTGATCCATTCCAACCAGTATTCACTAAATATGCTTCTGCACCACACGCTTCCATCCGTTTTACTAGTTGTTCAGAATATTGAGTGGGGTGTAATGTAAGAAAAGCAGCACCAAAACAGGCTGAAAATGTTGGTGTTGGTTTCGTAATGCCTCGCTCAGTACCGGCAAGTTTGGCTGTAAATCCTGAAAGGAAATGGTACTGCGTTTGTGCTTTAGTCAGTTTCGCTACTGGTGGTAAGACGCCAAATGCATCGGCGGTTAAAAAGATAACTTTTTGTGCGTGCCCACCCTTTGAAATGGGTTTGACGATATTTGTAATGTGATTGATTGGATATGAGACTCGTGCATTTTCTGTTTTGCTGGCATCATCGTAATCGACCACACCGTCCTCATCTATCACCACATTTTCCAATAGCGCATTACGTTTGATTGCATTATAGATATCGGGCTCAGCTTCTGGGCTTAATCGGATTGTTTTCGCATAGCAGCCACCTTCAAAGTTAAATACGCCTTCATCGTCCCAACCATGTTCATCATCACCTATTAAAGCGCGCTTTGAATCGGTTGAAAGGGTTGTTTTACCGGTTCCTGATAAGCCGAAGAAAATCGCGGTATCACCAGCTTCCCCCATATTCGCCGAGCAATGCATCGATGCCATGCCATTAATCGGTAACAGATAATTCATCACTGAAAATAGCCCTTTTTTCATCTCACCACCATACCAGGTACCACCGATGACTTGAATTTTTTCAGTGAGATTAAAGGCCACAAAGTTCTCTGAATTCAGGCCCTGTAGTTGCCACTGCGAATTAGTGGTTTTAGCGCCATTGATAACAACAAAATCCGGTTCAAAATCGATAAGTTCTTCTGCTGTTGGGCGAATAAACATATTTGTTACAAAATGCGCTTGCCATGCAACTTCCATGATAAATCGTACTTTTAAACGTGAATTTTCGTTGGCACCACAAAAAGCATCAACAACGAATAGGCGTTTATTACAAAGGTCTTCTGTAACGATTTTTTTTAAATAATTCCAAGTTAATTGATCAATTGCTTTATTGTCATTTTTGCCTTGATCGCTCCACCAAATAGTGTCGCGAGTTGTATCGTCTTTAACGATATATTTATCCTTTGGAGAGCGACCTGTGAATATGCCTGTATCGACTGCGACAGCCCCGCTTTGAGTAATGATTCCTTTCTCAAAACCTTCTAAGTTAGGGCTCATCTCTTCGGTGAATAGTGTTTCATAGCTTGGGTTGTATACAATTTCTGATACACCCGTGATGCCATATTTACTTAACGCATTGCTAGATAAAATTGCCGCTTTTGTCATATTCAGTTCCTCTTAAATGATTAATAATTTTTAAAGATCCTACATAATGCCAATATTTAGAGTAGGGGATTAATAAAATCACATCGGAGATCTAGTTCAAATAATCGAAGTAAAGGTATAAAATATGTCATTGCTGTGCGCATTGTCATGAAATTTATTGCTGGTTGCTATTATGTTAACCAAGAGATTATGCTAATAACTAGGCGGTATAGGTACACTTGCGTGTACCTGATTGTGGCACTAATGTTCGGTATTGTGTTGATCGTTTAGCAATATTTGTAAGTCATTTAGTTCAAAATGGTAATCGCTGCCGCAGTATTCACAGTGCATATCAATGGCGCCATTTTCATGTAACATCTCGCGTATCTCTTCTGGCGCAATAGAAGCAAGCGATGATAAACAACGTTCCTGTGAACAGTTACATTTAAAAGAGATACTGTCAGGTTCAAATAAGCGCACTTTTTCTTCATGGTATAAACGATATAGTAGCGCTTCATTGTTTAAGTTAAATAACTCTTCGGCTGTTATTGTTGCTGCTAATGTTGTGACATGCTGGAATTGTGCTTGGTGATTTTCATCCACCGCAGGTAGTGTTTGAATTAATAGTCCGGCAGCTTTTGTTTCATCAGTATTGCTTGCATGGAGAATAATACAGGTTGGTAATTGTTCAGATTGTTTAAAGTACGCTTCTAGGCAACTACTAAGCGAATCATTATTAAGCTCTACAATGCCTTGATAGCGTTCGCCATTATCCGGTGTAATTGTTATCACCAAATGGCCTTTACCCACTAATTCTTTAAAGGAAAGACCTGTCGTTTCACCTTCAACTCGTGCTGCACCGCGTAACTGTAAATCTTTATTGCCATTCACCACTGCAAACTTTAAGGGGCCATCGCCTTGTATTTGTACTGCGATTACACCTTCAAATTTTAATGTTGCCGTCAATAGGCTGGTTGCAATTGCAAGCTCACCAATAATGTTTTCTACTTCTGCGCCGTAGTGGTGGTTTTTGATTATTTCATGGAAGCTATTATCTGCATGGGCAATTTCGCCGCGAATTTGGTAATCATCAAAAATGAATCGTTGTAATTGATCACTCATATCTTTATCTCTCTGCTCTATTTAATTTAATCGTAATTTGCGCTATTACGCTGTGTTTTTGCCTGTATTAACTCTCTACGCTCTTTCTTGTTTGGTTTACGATCCGGATGAGGGGCATTTTGTAAACTTAGTTTACGTAGTGTTTGGTATTGTTCTCGTTTGCTGATACTTTCTTGAGTTTCATTATACAGCGTCTCCGCAATAGGGGCACCGCAGCGCTGCTCAGATAAAACCTCAATGCGGACTTGTTTGATTATATCGCCCTGACGAATAGATAGAATTGCACCTATTTCGACTATTTTACTCGCTTTACTGCGTTGACCGTTATAATGAACTTTACCACCTTGAACCATTTCTCGGGCGATACTACGTGTCTTATAAAAACGAGCAGCCCATAACCATTTATCTAAGCGAATCTTTTTATCTGTCATTTTCACTCTTCTTTTTATGCGTTTGAATTAAGTTTGATATTTTGATGAAGACAAACGATGTTTATTTATGACAACATGGTAGCGAGTATAGCAAATTGCCTTGCCAAACCCGCAGTAAATATCGAATCAAATGTTTTGCTTGGGTTGTTTTTGATTCGTGTTTTTTCTTTAATGTCAATCCTCAAGGGGGTTTATTGTTCACTCACGAGCGATATAGCGCAGAATTGTAACTCTATACTTGTCGCAATTAGATGGCTATTGTAGCATGCTCAAATACTTCGTTAATATGCTTACTGAGTTTAGTGGCATATTGAACTAAAATTAAGCAGGCAGCATGGTCGTTCCATTATCAATTATATTACAAAAGGCATTTAAGCCCGTACTGATTATTTTATCTGCATTGATTGCGTATCAAATTGCGCTATTAACATGGTCGCTATTGCCACAAAAAGAGCCGCAATCGCAATGGATTGCGCCGCTGGTAACAAGCGCAACTGTGGATAATAAAGTTTCAACCGTTCAACTACAAGGGCTGCACCTTTTTGGTAAGGTGGCGATTGCAGAAGAAAAGATCAAACCTACAGAAGAAGTCCGGGATGCGCCTAAAACCAAGTTAAATTTAACATTAGTCGGCGTGGTTTCAGCCAGTAACCCATTATATTCCAGTGCAATTATTGTTTATCAGAATGCACAAGATAGTTATTTTATTGACTCTATTATTGAGGGGACGAAAGCTAAAATTTCTAAGATACATCAAGACCGGGTTTTGCTTGATGTTGATGGCGAATTACAAACGTTAATGTTAGATGGCGTCGAAATGTTAGAGCAAAAACAGCAAGAGCATGGGGCCGTGGTATCTGCGCCTTCTGCTAAAATTTCCAGTAATCGTAGTAAGTCTGAAGTGAAAACGATTTCCATCGATAGGGAGGCTCTGCTAAAGATCCTGGGAAAATAACAGACTATATTCAAATATCTCCCGTTCGTGAAGATAATGAAATTAAAGGGTACCGTGTTTCTCCTGGTAAAGACAAAGATTTATTTGAAGAAGCTGGTTTACAAAGTGGCGATCTTGCAGTTGAAGTAAATGGTGTTGATTTAACGGATATGCAAGAAGCTTTGGGGCTAATGAAAATGCTTCCTACAATGAGTGAAATCACCCTAACAGTAGAAAGAGGGGGCGAGTTGCATGAAATATATTTCACTGTTCCATAGTTATGCCCATATAACCTCAAGCTGCATTGTCAGATGCTAGTTCAGATAGCAGAGCAAGACGTAATATGGGTATATGAAATAATATTGATCTGTCGCATTATGAATAATCATTCAGATTCATCACAGAAAATCATGGAGTGTTAGTTAATATGATGTTTTTAAGGATAAAAAAGCAGTTAAGCAAACTTCTGCAAATTAGTTTGTGTGCTTTTATGATTCACGGCTTGGTGAGTGAATCGGTATTAGCAACAGAATATTCTGCGAGCTTTAAAAATGCTGATATTAAAGAATTTATTAATATCGTTGGTAAAAATTTAAATAAGACGATTATCTTAGATCCTGCGGTACGAGGTAATATCAATGTACGTAGTTATGATCTATTGAACGAACAGCAATATTATCACTTTTTCTTAAATGTGTTAGAAGTGTATGGTTTTGCCGTTGTAACTATGCCAAACAATATTATCAAAGTTATCAAATCAAAGGATGCGAAAACATCGGCCATTCCCGTTGTTGATGACGGTATGCTTAGTGGCGATGAGATGGTGACGCGTGTTGTACCTGTTCTTAATGTTTCCGTGCGTGAGTTAGCCCCTTTGTTGCGTCAACTTAACGATAATGCCGGTGGTGGTAATGTTGTGCATTATGATCCCTCTAATATAATTATGCTCACTGGCCGTGCTGCAGTGGTCAATCGTTTAGTGAAAATCATTCAGCGGGTTGATAAAGCGGGCGACCAAGAAGTTGATATTGTTAGGTTAAAATACGCCAGTGCATTAGAAATGGTAAAAACAATTACCGCCATTCAAAAGCCTGCAGCGGGTTCGAAAAGTAACACGCCGAGTATTTTAGAGCCGCGCTTAGTGGCTGATGAACGAACCAACTCACTGATAATAAGCGGAACCCCAAACTCGGACACGCATTGTGGCATTGGTTAAATCGCTCGATGAAGAGTTGAAAAATGACGGTAATACGCGTGTTTTTTATCTCAAATACGCGAAAGCCAAAGAGGTGGTTGATGTATTAAAAGGGGTAAGTAAAAACCTTGAAAAGGCAACGGGACAATCGAATAGTAAAACTGGAACGGATTTGAGTATTGAATCTCATGAAGGCACCAATGCCATTGTTGTCTCTGCGCAACCTGCATTAATGGCATCCTTGGGGAGCATTATTCGTCAACTTGATATTCGCCGTGCACAGGTTTTAGTTGAGGCGATTATTGTGGAAGTCTCGGAGGCTGACGGTATCAAGCTTAGTACACAATTTGCGACGAGTTCTGGTGGCACATCATTTAATGACAATGGCGTGAGTACAGGCGAAGTGATTGCTGCAATCAATGATGATAGTAGTGATAATGAGGCTGCACTAAACGTACTCAACAAACTATCAGGTGGAATCATCGGCATTACCGGTTCTGATTGGGGGGTTTTATTGCAGGCTATCAGTACGAGTAGCAACTCTAACATTCTTGCAACACCGAGCCTGACAACCTTAGATAACCAAGAAGCGAGCTTTATTGTTGGTGATGAAGTACCTGTTCTTACTGGCTCTGCTGCTAGTTCAAACAATGATAATCCATTCCAAACCATTGAACGTAAAGAGATTGGTGTAAAACTGAATGTAACACCGCAAATCAATGAAGGTGATGCAGTGCAAATGGTGATTGAGCAAGAGGTTTCAAACATCAAAGGGCAAACCTCGGTCGATGTTATATTCGCAACACGAGCCGTAAAAACAACGGTGCTCGCTAAATCAGGGGAAACGGTCATTATTGGTGGTTTAATAAATGAATCCGTTAATGAAACTGTTGATAAAGTACCATTACTGGGTGATATCCCCTACTTGGGGCAACTATTTCGTTCAACTAAAAGTAGTACCGAGAAACGTAACTTAATGATCTTTATACGTGCAACGATTATACGTGATGATCAAACGATGAATAATTTGAGTACTCGTAAATATAGTCTAATCCGTGAAGTGCAAATGGGGGAGCGAGATCGCGGTATTAATTTAATGCCAAACAGCTTAGCGCCAGTATTACCTGCGTGGGGGAAAGTCATGAAATTAATATTGAGAGTTTTATGAATAAAGAAGGTTTACGTAAAGTTAAAAAAGAGCTACAAGAAATGGACAGGTCGGCGCAGGAAGATAAGTAATGGATGAGCTGAATGTAAATGCACCAGTGACTGATGAAGAGGCGGTTGAGTTTACACCTCGAGGGCAGTTACCTTTTACTTTCTCTAAAAAGTATGGGTTAGTAATGGGATTTTCAGACCATGCAACGGAGCTTTGTTATAAACTTCTTCCTAGCGCGGATCTATTATTAGAAGTGCGTCGTGTCATTGGGCATCCGTTTACCTTAAAAAAAGTGGATAATGAACACTTTGAAAGTTTAGTGACCATTGCCTATCAGTCTTCTTCATCGGAAGCACAGCAATTAATGGAAGACATTGGTAGCGATGACTTTTTTACCCTGGCGGAGGAGTTGCCTAAGGATGAAGATCTTTTAGAGACGGAAGATGATGCCCCCATCATTAAATTGATCAATGCGATGTTGGGGGAGGCGATTAAAGAGGAAGCCTCAGACATTCATATAGAAACCTTTGAAAATTCACTGGTTATTCGTTTTCGTATCGATGGTGTATTACGTGAGATTTTAAAACCGCAGCGTAAACTCGCTGCATTATTAGTGTCGCGTATTAAAGTAATGGCGAAGCTTGATATTGCAGAAAAACGTGTCCCTCAAGATGGTCGTATTTCACTTCGAATCGGTGGGCGAGCAGTAGATGTACGTGTATCAACGATGCCTGCAAGCCATGGTGAACGTGTGGTGCTACGTCTATTGGATAAAAATGCGATAAAATTAGACCTTGCTACACTGGGTATGACCAACAAAAATCATAAACTACTACAAGAGCTTATCCACAAACCCCATGGTATTGTTTTAGTCACTGGGCCAACGGGGTCGGGTAAAAGTACGACTTTATATGCCGGATTATTAGAAATCAACTCTAAAGATCGCAACATTCTCACCGTAGAAGATCCAATTGAATACGCTATTAGTGGTATTGGACAAACACAGGTAAACAGCAAAGTCGATATGACCTTTGCGCGAGGTTTGCGTGCCATTTTACGTCAGGATCCTGATGTGGTAATGATAGGTGAAATTCGTGATCTAGAAACTGCGGAAATAGCAGTACAGGCAAGTTTAACAGGGCATCTCGTTTTTTCAACATTACATACGAATAGTGCCGTTGGTGCGGTAACGCGTTTGCGAGATATGGGAGTCGAGCCATTTTTGCTCTCATCGAGTCTGTTGGGAGTGCTCGCACAACGTTTAGTGCGTCGTCTATGCTCAAGCTGTAAAGTGCCGCATAATTGCACCGATAGAGAGAAACAGATCTTAGGCCTTGGCGAAAATGAGCAAGCAGTTGTTTATCGCCCGGTTGGATGTCCGCAGTGCAATCAAACAGGTTACAAAGGAAGAACGGGAATACATGAACTGTTAGTCGTTGACGATAATGTTAGAGAATTAATTCATACGGGAGCTGGTGAGCAGGCCGTTGAAAAAGTGATTCGTCAGCATACGGCGAGTATTCGAGATGATGGTTTAGCTAAAGTATTGCGTGGTGAAACGACCCTTGAAGAGATTTTACGTGTGACCAGAGGAGATTAGCGTGGCGACTTTCTCTTATAAAGCAATTGATGCACGGGGAAAACCCAAAAAAGGGACATTAGAAGCGGATTCAGCGCGTTTGCTTCGTCAACAATTACGTCAGTCAGGTTTAACCCCTTTGACGGTTGAAGCTGTTGCAAATAAAAGCTCCAAAAATTCAACATCATTATTTAGTAGTAAAATTAAAACTGCTGATTTGGCATTAATCACTCGTCAACTATCTACATTAGTTGCTTCCGCTATTCCCATTGAAGAGTGTTTGTATGCGGTTGCAGAGCAATGTGACAAGCCGAAAATAAAAGCCATGTTAGCCGCGGTTCGTGGTGGTGTTATTGAGGGGCATAATTTAGCAGATAGTATGCGCGCTTTTCCGCTTATTTTTGATGATTTATTTTGTGCTATGGTTGCCGCTGGCGAAAAATCGGGGCACCTTGATAAGGTCTTAGAGCGTTTGGCGGATTACGCCGAGCAACGCCAAGAGATGAAAAGCAAAATGATGCAGGCTTTAATTTATCCTACAGTATTAACCTTAGTGGCCATTTCAGTAGTGGCTATTTTGCTAACCTCCGTGGTACCTCAAGTTGTCGGACAGTTTGAACATATGGGCGCGGATTTACCGGCTTCTACACGATTTTTAATCGCCAGTAGCGATTTATTAAGTGCCTATGGCCTCTATTTGGTGTTATTTATTATTGTGGCTCTGTTTGCCTTTAAGCAATGGTTAAAGAAACCCGCTAATCAACTTCTATTTGATAAGAAACTGCTTACCATTCCTGTTATTGGAAATGTTGCCAATGAACTCAATACAGCCCGCTTTGCGCGCACTTTGAGTATTTTAAATAGCAGTGCTGTACCGCTTCTTGAAGCATTAACCATTGCCGGACAGGTATTAAGTAACCTTTATATTCGCCAACAAGTCGGTGAAGCAAGTGAACGAGTGCGAGAGGGGGTTAGTCTTGGGCGGGCATTAGAAAGTACTAAGCTATTCCCTCCGATGATGTTACATATGATAAGCAGTGGCGAACGTAGTGGGGAATTGGGTAATATGCTGGAACGCTCAGCGGATAACCAAGATAAACAGTTCTCGGCACAGGTAACCATTGCATTAGGGGTGTTTGAACCCGCATTAGTTATCTCAATGGCAGGCGTTGTTTTGTTTATTGTTGCCGCTATTTTACAACCTATTTTAGAGCTTAATAATATCGTTGCTGGTTAACATCAAGGTGATATGCTTAAGTGTCTCAAACAAGAAAAATTTATAATTAGAAACTTAAGGGGAATATAATGAAAAGTTCACTGCAAAAAGGTTTTACCTTACTAGAAATCATGGTGGTAATTGTTATTTTAGGTGTATTAGCTTCAATGGTTGTGCCGAACTTAATGGGCAATAAAGATAAAGCTGATCGCCAAAAAGTAATCTCAGATGTTATTGCTTTAGAGAACGCCTTGGATATGTATCGATTAGATAACAGTGTTTATCCAACGACAGAGCAAGGGTTAGAAGCATTGCGAGAAAAACCAACTAGTTCTCCTGAGCCACGTAACTATCGTGAAGATGGTTATATCAAACGTTTACCACAGGATCCATGGGGTAATGATTACATCTTAAATAGCCCTGGTGAAAACGGTAAAATTGATATTTTATCCGTTGGGCCTGATGGTGAAGAGGGGACTGATGATGATATTGGTAACTGGAATCTTGATGGTAAAGAATAGACTGTAACTCAGTGTTTATTGGTGTGAATAAGAAGAATAACCAGCAAGGCTTCACGTTACTCGAAGTGATGCTGGTTTTATTACTAATGGGAATGATATCGGTTGGCGTTGTCATGACCATACCGAGTAATTTAACTTCAGAACAGAGCGTCCAATGGCAAGCACAACGTTTTAGTACCCTATTACAGTTTGCTGAAGATGAAGCGATGATTTCCGGTGTCGAATTGGGTTTGTTGTTTACGGATAATAATCGCTATCAATTTGCTTTCTATGATTATCAAAGCAAAAAGTGGTTACCGATTGTAAGTAAACAGATCCAGAGCATTTTTTCTCTGCCTGAATCGATAGAGATTGAGTATGCCTTATCGGGATCCGTTTGGGATGAAGTGGAAACGCAAGATAACGATGATTTTATAGACGATACATATCTAGTCGATGTTGATATAGGAGAGCCGAGCGTCGTTTCCTTGAATCCTCAGGTTTATGTTATGTCTAGTGGTGAGGTTACCCCCTTTACATTGACTTTTTCTGCCTACGATGGAGAGCATAAAAAAGAGACGTTAACTGTTTCAGTTAGCATGAGTGGTGCGATTACTTTTTCCGAGTTAGTCAAGCCATGAAAAAAGTAAATCGAGGAATGACCTTACTAGAAGTGATGCTCGCCCTAGTGATTTTGGCAACGGCAGGTTTAGCGGTGATGAAATCGGCTTCGGAATCATTAAATAACCAAGCCTATCTTCAGGATAAAACCTTTGCACTGTGGGCTGCAAGCAACTATTTAGTCGAGCTTAAATTACAAAAAAAATGGCCCTCAAGTAGTTGGCAATCCGATACGCAAGAGCTTGCCGATTGCACTTGGTATATCCGTTATCAGGGTGTACAAACTGGTGATAGCAATTTTATTGCTTTAGATATCGAGGCGAGTGAAAAATTAGATGGCCCCGTATTAGCAGATATTAGGACTTACCTTGCAAAATAAGCGACATATTTTATCTCGCAGAGTAAATCAAGGCTTTACATTACTCGAGGTCTTAATTGCTATTGCCATTTTTGCACTGTTAAGTCTAACCGCATACCAAGTGCTGAAAGGCGTGATTGAAAGCGGACAAATTAGCAAAGAACACAGCGATTCATTAACACAATTGCAACGGGCAATGTTAATTATTGAGCAGGATTTTAGTCAGATAGTGGCTCGCACTTCCCGAGATGATGGAAATATAGAGGAGACGTTATATGTCATTCGAGCTGCTAAATCGTTATTTGAATCCGATGATCAAGGTATCGAATTCAATCGTTTAGGGTGGCAGAATCCGCTGGGGTTATTGCCCCGTTCAAATATTTTACGCGTACGCTATCGCTTGCAAGAGGGGCAATTACAACGTTTATACTTTCTTCATCCCGATATCGTTGCAGGACAGGAGCCGGAAGTACAAGTTTTATTAGAGGATATTGAAACACTTAGCTTTCGTTTTTGGCTCTCTGGTTGGCAAAACAGTTGGAATGATAGTAAGAAGCTACCCCAAGGGATCGAAATTAGCTTTACTAGCAAGCATTACGGGGAACTTCACCGAACATTTATTATCGCAGCTGGGGAGGTGTTGTGATCATGACGGCTGTTGGTAAGGGAAAGCAAAATGGCATTGCGTTGATTACCGTCTTGTTGATTTTAGCGATAATGGTGACCATCGCAGCAACAATGACAGGTCGCTTAACATTAAGTTTGAAACGCACCGAAGGGCTCGCTTTTTCACAAAAAGCCTACTGGTATGGGCAATCCGCCATTAGCTTAGGGACGATGATTTTAAATCAAGATATTGGTGACAGTGACGTTATTAGTCTCGATCAAATTTGGGCGACGCCCGGTATGATATTTCCACTTGAAAACGGTAATTTTGCTGGAGAAATTAAAGATTTACGTAGCTGTTTCAATATTAATTCACTTGCAGAACAGGATAAAAACAACATCACTGCTTTAGGAGTGCGCCAGTTTCAATCATTATTAGAGGCGATTGGCTTAAATGATTATAGTGCCGAGATGATAGCTCAATCAACACGTGATTGGATTGATAGTGATGATCAAGCGAGTGCTTTACAGGGGGCGGAGGATAGTCATTATCAAGGACTTGCCGTTCCACTTTTGGCGGCTAATAATTTTATGGTCGACCTTACTGAGCTTCGCTCTGTACAGGGGGTGAGTAAAAATATCTATGAAAAAATTGCACCTTATTTATGCGCAATTCCAGCAAATGAACAAAATATAAATGTGAATACGGTTAGTCTTGACCATCCTGAAATTTTATATGCGCTATTTAAACCAGATCATGATTTTACCATTTCTGATTTTAAGCAGCTCTTAGAAGATAGACCAATCAGTGGCTGGAATAATATTAGTGATTTTTTCGCGATGGATCTATTTAATGGGGTTGCCATCTCTGAAAAACAAAAAGGTCAACTTTCAGTTTCCAGTGATTTTTTTCAACTGAATGGGGTGGTTGAATATGAAGAGCGACTTTTGGCGATTAAAATTTTATTTCAGATGAAAGATAAAAAAGCAAACGTGATCCGTTACCAGTCCGGCGGCTTTAGTGGGGGTAATATTAGTGATTAAGGCAAGTGTAATTAAAAGAGATGGAGATTGTCAGTGACGGAACGATTAATTATTCGCTTAGCAAGTACAGCTTCGCAAAAAAATCATTGGCTAATATGGTCTGACAGTGAAAATGAGATTATTGCCTCTGGGCAAGTCGACACCGCTAAGCAGCTAGATTTATTAACGGAGAAAGCACAACAGCGCAAAGTTATCTGTTTATTACCAAGCGTTGATGTGTATATCAAGGACATTAAGATTAATGGTACTTTTAATCGTCAAATGCAGCAGGCGTTGCCCTATATTGTTGAAGAAGAATTGGCGACAGATGTTGAGCGTTTGCATTTTTCCGTGCTCGCGAAGCAAACGGATTTAGTCACCGTTGCTATCTGTAATAAACGCAAAATAGAGGATTGGTTAAGTTGGTTATCCGCCGCGCAAATTAATTGCCAACAATTTATTCCTGAGGGGTTAGCATTGCCGATTGGTAATGACCAAACATGGCAAGCGCTGCAATTAGATGATCAATGGTTAATACGAGAGGACCCATATCACGCATGGGCTTGTGACAGCAGTATGCTTGAGATCCTTTTAGAGAGTAAATGCCAAGCAGCAAGTCAACAAATTACCAGTTATAGCCCTCGACCTGAAATAACATTAGCAGAGTGGCTTGAGGCTCCGCCGATGTTACCCATGGAACTGCTTGTAAATGGAACTTTAAACAATAAGATTAATTTGCTCAGTGGGGAATTCTCACCTAAAAAGCCACCGAATAAACATTTAAAAAAATGGCGAATAGCAGCCATTATGGCAGGATTTTTATTTGTCTTGGTGGCGACGAATCGTTATTTGCACTATCTACACATAGAAAAACAGATACAAAATGTGAAGCAGCAGGTTGAAGTGGTCTACCAAAAAGCATTCCCTTTACAAAATAAATTGCAATATACCCGTATCAAGAAAAAAATTAAGAGCATGCTTAATGAAACTCAGGGTGGCAGTGACGATTCTCAATTCTTACTCATGCTTAA
This window of the Psychromonas sp. MME1 genome carries:
- the gspE gene encoding type II secretion system ATPase GspE, with the protein product MDELNVNAPVTDEEAVEFTPRGQLPFTFSKKYGLVMGFSDHATELCYKLLPSADLLLEVRRVIGHPFTLKKVDNEHFESLVTIAYQSSSSEAQQLMEDIGSDDFFTLAEELPKDEDLLETEDDAPIIKLINAMLGEAIKEEASDIHIETFENSLVIRFRIDGVLREILKPQRKLAALLVSRIKVMAKLDIAEKRVPQDGRISLRIGGRAVDVRVSTMPASHGERVVLRLLDKNAIKLDLATLGMTNKNHKLLQELIHKPHGIVLVTGPTGSGKSTTLYAGLLEINSKDRNILTVEDPIEYAISGIGQTQVNSKVDMTFARGLRAILRQDPDVVMIGEIRDLETAEIAVQASLTGHLVFSTLHTNSAVGAVTRLRDMGVEPFLLSSSLLGVLAQRLVRRLCSSCKVPHNCTDREKQILGLGENEQAVVYRPVGCPQCNQTGYKGRTGIHELLVVDDNVRELIHTGAGEQAVEKVIRQHTASIRDDGLAKVLRGETTLEEILRVTRGD
- the gspF gene encoding type II secretion system inner membrane protein GspF, which encodes MATFSYKAIDARGKPKKGTLEADSARLLRQQLRQSGLTPLTVEAVANKSSKNSTSLFSSKIKTADLALITRQLSTLVASAIPIEECLYAVAEQCDKPKIKAMLAAVRGGVIEGHNLADSMRAFPLIFDDLFCAMVAAGEKSGHLDKVLERLADYAEQRQEMKSKMMQALIYPTVLTLVAISVVAILLTSVVPQVVGQFEHMGADLPASTRFLIASSDLLSAYGLYLVLFIIVALFAFKQWLKKPANQLLFDKKLLTIPVIGNVANELNTARFARTLSILNSSAVPLLEALTIAGQVLSNLYIRQQVGEASERVREGVSLGRALESTKLFPPMMLHMISSGERSGELGNMLERSADNQDKQFSAQVTIALGVFEPALVISMAGVVLFIVAAILQPILELNNIVAG
- the gspG gene encoding type II secretion system major pseudopilin GspG; the encoded protein is MKSSLQKGFTLLEIMVVIVILGVLASMVVPNLMGNKDKADRQKVISDVIALENALDMYRLDNSVYPTTEQGLEALREKPTSSPEPRNYREDGYIKRLPQDPWGNDYILNSPGENGKIDILSVGPDGEEGTDDDIGNWNLDGKE
- the gspH gene encoding type II secretion system minor pseudopilin GspH; its protein translation is MNKKNNQQGFTLLEVMLVLLLMGMISVGVVMTIPSNLTSEQSVQWQAQRFSTLLQFAEDEAMISGVELGLLFTDNNRYQFAFYDYQSKKWLPIVSKQIQSIFSLPESIEIEYALSGSVWDEVETQDNDDFIDDTYLVDVDIGEPSVVSLNPQVYVMSSGEVTPFTLTFSAYDGEHKKETLTVSVSMSGAITFSELVKP
- the gspI gene encoding type II secretion system minor pseudopilin GspI produces the protein MKKVNRGMTLLEVMLALVILATAGLAVMKSASESLNNQAYLQDKTFALWAASNYLVELKLQKKWPSSSWQSDTQELADCTWYIRYQGVQTGDSNFIALDIEASEKLDGPVLADIRTYLAK
- the gspJ gene encoding type II secretion system minor pseudopilin GspJ, giving the protein MQNKRHILSRRVNQGFTLLEVLIAIAIFALLSLTAYQVLKGVIESGQISKEHSDSLTQLQRAMLIIEQDFSQIVARTSRDDGNIEETLYVIRAAKSLFESDDQGIEFNRLGWQNPLGLLPRSNILRVRYRLQEGQLQRLYFLHPDIVAGQEPEVQVLLEDIETLSFRFWLSGWQNSWNDSKKLPQGIEISFTSKHYGELHRTFIIAAGEVL
- the gspK gene encoding type II secretion system minor pseudopilin GspK; the encoded protein is MTAVGKGKQNGIALITVLLILAIMVTIAATMTGRLTLSLKRTEGLAFSQKAYWYGQSAISLGTMILNQDIGDSDVISLDQIWATPGMIFPLENGNFAGEIKDLRSCFNINSLAEQDKNNITALGVRQFQSLLEAIGLNDYSAEMIAQSTRDWIDSDDQASALQGAEDSHYQGLAVPLLAANNFMVDLTELRSVQGVSKNIYEKIAPYLCAIPANEQNINVNTVSLDHPEILYALFKPDHDFTISDFKQLLEDRPISGWNNISDFFAMDLFNGVAISEKQKGQLSVSSDFFQLNGVVEYEERLLAIKILFQMKDKKANVIRYQSGGFSGGNISD